The DNA region AGCTCCTGGCCATCGGGGCCGGTCAACGTCGCCGATTCGATCCCGTCGACGGTGCCGAGCACCTCGGCCCGGGCCATGTCCAGCGTGTCGGTGGCGAGCGAACGCGATGCCATGAGCACGGGGCCGCTGGCGCGGCCAACCTGCCAGTACCAGCCGGAATAGATAAGCTCGAAGCGCTGTTCGCCGAGATTGCCGGGATCGTGAAGCTCGCCCGGCGACTGGGAGGCGAGATTGCCGACCAGCGTCTTCAGATAGACGCTGAGGCGCGCGTCGAAGGCGCGCTCCGCAGTATCGCGATAGAGCGAGGAGAGGATGAACCCGGCCGCGACGAGCGCGATCGCCGCCCAGACCGTCGCACCGGCGATCAGGCGAAAGGCGAGCGAGTCGACACGAACCCTCATGAGCCGCCCGGCGTGATGATCCGGTAGCCGAGGCCGCGAACCGTGTCGATCAGATCCGGCGACACCTTCTTGCGCAATCTCCCGACGAAGACCTCGATCGTGTTGGAATCACGGTCGAAATCCTGATCGTAGAGATGCTCGGTGAGCTCCGTCCGAGACACCACGCGATCACGATGGTGCATCAGATATTCCAGAACCTTGTACTCATGCGCCGTGAGCTTGACGGGATTGCCGTCGACGGTGACGCGGCCGGACTTGGTGTCGATCCGGACCGGGCCGATCTCGATATCGTTGGTGGCGTGGCCGGCGGCGCGGCGGACCAGCGCACGGATGCGGGCCAGCACTTCCTCGATATGGAAGGGCTTGGCGACGTAGTCATCCGCGCCGGCATCGATGCCCTGGACCTTGTCGCTCCAGCGGTCGCGCGCGGTGAGGATCAGGACCGGCATCTTGCGGCCATCGCGCCGCCAGGCCTCGAGCACGCTGATGCCGTCCATGCGCGGCAAGCCGATATCGAGCACGACGGCGTCATAAGGCTCCGTATCGCCGAGAAAGTGACCCTCCTCGCCGTCGCGCGCCGTATCGACGACATAGCCGGCCGCCTTGAAAGCATCGGCCAACTGACGGTTCAGGTCGAGATCGTCTTCTACGACAAGGATGCGCATCGCTTCAGTTCCCGCTTACCGCGCCGCTCTGCGCATCGACGCGAAGCCGCTTCACCGCGCCGCCATCGGCCAGCACGCTCACCACATAGACGAGACCGCCGCCGGAACGGCAGAGCTGCGCCGACAATACCTCGCCTGGAATGCCGGAGCGCAGCTGGCTCAGCGAAACCGCCTGGCCGCTCTGCACGGCCTGCCGCGCCTCGCTCTGCGACAGGCAGCCATCCGCGAAGGCCGGCTGGCTCATGGAAGCCAGGCAGCACAGGATCGCGGCGGCTTTGAGGAAGGGCTTCGACATGCTTCCCCTCTAGCAGGTGCCAAATGAACGCCCACTGAATGGGTAGCGCTACGCGACCGCCTCGGCAATCTTCGCGCGAGGCATCGCTATTTGGAGCCGATCGGCGTCTTAGCCACCCAGCGCCCATAAAGCGCGAGGCCGGCGCCGGCGAGCGTGCCGGCAGCGGTGCCGATTTCGACGATCGACGCCTGATCCGCGACGCTGACTGTGCGGCCGAGGACAAGGCCCAGGATCGGCGCCAGGGCGGCGATGATTGCACCCCAGGTGACGCGGGACGCGTACCAAGGCTCGGCATTGGTGACATGCCGCAGCGCGGGATCCTGCGCCGCCTCCGCCGCGACCGCCGCCGAGATGGCCGGGACGAGGTCCGGCGTCACGGGATTGTCGTCACGGGCCGCGACGCGGGTGAGGGCGCCGTCGAGGGCGCCGAGGAGAATGTCGAACGAAGCGGGCTTGGCCATGATCAATCTTTCCTTTCCATGAAGAACAGCGTGCGGATCTCGTCGCGATAGCGCCAGAGCGTCAGCGCGAGAGCGGCCAGCAACAGCGTGCCGGCGATCGCGGCGGGCAGGACGAGAGAGACCTCGGCCGCTTCGGGGAGCGCCGGATGAGCGGCTGCCGCCGCGCCGGCCACGAGGACGGCGCCAACGCTGGTGGCGGCCGTCTTGCCGCGTACAGCCAGCACCCGCTCGATCTGCGCGCGCGTCGCGGGGCCGGCGATGCCGTCGACGGTGAGCTGGGGATGCGCCGACTGGAAGGTGCGGACCGCTGCCTCCGTCGCCGCGCCGAAGCGGCCGTCGGGTGGCCCTTGCAGCAGGCCGAGCCGGGCCAGTTTCTCCTGCAATTCGGCAACCGCCTCGCCCTGGGCGGCGCGGCGGAGCGCCGGATCGGTCAGGCCGCCGGCTTCGGCACCGGCATAGCGGGCGTCGAGGATGAGATCGGCTTCGCGAGCGCGGCGGCGGCGCAGCCCCTCGATCGAACGGCCCCCGGCCTTGCTCCACAGCAGGAGGCCCGAGCGCACGCCCGCGCGATCGCCACCCCGCCAGGCTTTGATCCAGCCAGCACGGCCAATGGCGCCTGTATTGAAATGGAACGAGACGGCGCCGTCGAATTCGTGGGCGGCGGCACCCGGCATCGCCGCGGCGACGGCGGGCTCGTAGCGCGTCTCCAGCGCCTTGGCGAGAAGTTGGCGGCTCTCCTCGCGGCTGATGATCATGCCGGCCTTCGGCGCGATGACGCCGGACGCCTTGGTGAGCCCGACACCGATCGTCCAGACCCCGGCAACGTCGCGGTAGGCGCGAAGCGATTCACCCTCCTCCGCTGCAAGCTGCGCGAGGCCCGCGGTACTCGTTCGTGGCATGGCGGCATTCCTCTCATGCTTAAGATTTGTTGAAAGTCACCTGAAGGCCCGCCATGGCTTTGCCGCTTTTGCGATGCAGCGTAGGAATTCCGCTGGGGGCCGGTGGAGCCATCATCAATGTGGAAAGCGGTCGTTATCGCCGCGCTTGGCGGCATGTTGTCCGGGCATTGGGTGCGCAATGGCTGGTGGGCGCTGCTGCTGCTCATCGGATTGGTCAGCACCGAGACGACCTATGAGGCCGTGCGCCATCATTGGAAGCCGGTGGCGGATCTCGGCGCTTTTGCCCTGCTCGACACGGTCGGCTCGACGGCCGTCCTTGTCGGCGAAGTGCTGTCGATCTGATCCTGAAACTTTTTTGGAAACG from Kaistia algarum includes:
- a CDS encoding response regulator transcription factor, which translates into the protein MRILVVEDDLDLNRQLADAFKAAGYVVDTARDGEEGHFLGDTEPYDAVVLDIGLPRMDGISVLEAWRRDGRKMPVLILTARDRWSDKVQGIDAGADDYVAKPFHIEEVLARIRALVRRAAGHATNDIEIGPVRIDTKSGRVTVDGNPVKLTAHEYKVLEYLMHHRDRVVSRTELTEHLYDQDFDRDSNTIEVFVGRLRKKVSPDLIDTVRGLGYRIITPGGS
- a CDS encoding PepSY domain-containing protein; amino-acid sequence: MSKPFLKAAAILCCLASMSQPAFADGCLSQSEARQAVQSGQAVSLSQLRSGIPGEVLSAQLCRSGGGLVYVVSVLADGGAVKRLRVDAQSGAVSGN
- a CDS encoding glycoside hydrolase family protein, with translation MPRTSTAGLAQLAAEEGESLRAYRDVAGVWTIGVGLTKASGVIAPKAGMIISREESRQLLAKALETRYEPAVAAAMPGAAAHEFDGAVSFHFNTGAIGRAGWIKAWRGGDRAGVRSGLLLWSKAGGRSIEGLRRRRAREADLILDARYAGAEAGGLTDPALRRAAQGEAVAELQEKLARLGLLQGPPDGRFGAATEAAVRTFQSAHPQLTVDGIAGPATRAQIERVLAVRGKTAATSVGAVLVAGAAAAAHPALPEAAEVSLVLPAAIAGTLLLAALALTLWRYRDEIRTLFFMERKD